One Nostoc punctiforme PCC 73102 DNA window includes the following coding sequences:
- the cobW gene encoding cobalamin biosynthesis protein CobW, protein MATKIPVTVITGFLGSGKTSLIRHLLQNNQGRRIAVLVNEFGELGIDGELLKSCQICPEDGEGDTNIFELTNGCLCCTVQEEFYPTMQELIKRRDSIDCILIETSGLALPKPLVKAFRWQEIRNAATVDAVITVVDCAAVAAGTFASDPDAIAAQRQADDNLEHETPLQELFEDQLACADLVVLNKIDLVDAETKARVEELIKQELPRVVKIVESDRSQLDASILLGFQAAVEDNLDSRPSHHDTEEDHNHDEEIISTNLVLDRTFDPEKLQQQLEKLAQQQEIYRIKGFVAVPNKSMRLVMQGVGTRFDKFYDRPWKPEEARQTRLVFIGRDLKSSEIESQLVAL, encoded by the coding sequence ATGGCAACGAAAATTCCTGTCACAGTGATTACAGGCTTCTTAGGTAGTGGAAAAACCAGCCTAATTCGCCACCTGCTACAAAATAACCAAGGTCGTCGCATTGCCGTTTTAGTCAATGAATTTGGCGAACTCGGTATTGATGGCGAATTATTAAAATCCTGTCAAATTTGCCCCGAAGATGGTGAGGGCGACACTAATATCTTTGAATTAACCAACGGCTGCTTATGTTGCACCGTGCAGGAAGAGTTTTACCCAACGATGCAAGAGTTAATCAAGCGGCGAGATAGCATCGACTGCATTTTGATTGAAACCTCTGGTTTAGCTTTACCAAAACCATTGGTGAAGGCTTTTCGCTGGCAAGAAATTCGCAACGCCGCCACTGTGGATGCAGTAATTACGGTGGTAGATTGTGCGGCGGTAGCAGCAGGGACATTTGCTAGCGATCCAGATGCGATCGCAGCCCAACGGCAAGCAGATGATAATCTAGAACACGAAACACCCTTACAAGAATTGTTTGAAGACCAACTTGCTTGTGCAGACTTAGTGGTGTTAAATAAAATTGACTTGGTAGATGCTGAGACAAAAGCCAGAGTTGAGGAATTGATTAAGCAAGAGTTGCCCAGAGTGGTGAAAATTGTCGAGAGCGACCGTTCTCAACTAGACGCATCTATATTATTAGGATTCCAAGCCGCAGTGGAAGACAATTTAGATTCTCGTCCTAGTCATCACGATACCGAAGAAGACCACAATCACGACGAAGAAATTATCTCAACTAATTTAGTTTTGGATCGTACCTTTGATCCAGAAAAGCTGCAACAGCAGTTAGAGAAATTAGCACAACAACAAGAAATTTACCGGATTAAAGGCTTTGTGGCAGTGCCAAATAAATCCATGCGCTTAGTCATGCAAGGCGTGGGAACTCGATTTGATAAATTTTACGATCGCCCCTGGAAACCCGAAGAAGCTAGGCAAACACGCTTAGTTTTTATCGGACGTGATTTGAAATCTTCAGAAATCGAATCTCAACTTGTAGCTTTATAA
- a CDS encoding tetratricopeptide repeat protein, giving the protein MVSWKILPFLLSLGLVLIPQITVAQTVEELEQKATSAEEVKNYQEAANIWRSLIERDSKNSYAYIKLADILSSQGKIAETIAAYRQGLQLTPDAAIYLKLGNFLVEKGRTAEAIAAFRQAVKLDAKSDTASIILAMNLIAMGNPEEAVVAYRQAIKIEPDDDNYNNLADTLFKIGKREEAIAAYREALIINPKSYQAYSSLGDILEYSEAVAIYRQASKNDPKNEVYYERLAELSLKRGFVNEAIAAYRQLIKIEPEASRYVELGDVLMTQEKHQEAIALYRQAVAAKPTDYYYSKLNEALAQHGNLDEALANCQKVVKIGEGSYDTCSNISLPLYKQKGFPAVMEFYQPLANLIPRRQMAELYIKLGRDISYGESGDGSKQEAAAVFREVLQIDPENTDAQDALKNLIAS; this is encoded by the coding sequence ATGGTTAGCTGGAAAATATTGCCGTTTTTATTGAGTTTAGGTTTGGTTTTGATTCCTCAAATTACTGTGGCGCAAACAGTAGAGGAGTTGGAACAAAAAGCGACATCTGCCGAAGAAGTGAAAAATTATCAAGAAGCTGCTAATATTTGGCGGAGTTTGATTGAACGGGATTCCAAAAACAGCTATGCCTACATCAAGCTAGCAGACATTCTATCTTCCCAAGGCAAGATTGCAGAGACGATTGCTGCTTATCGTCAAGGGTTGCAATTAACTCCTGATGCGGCGATTTACCTCAAACTTGGTAATTTTCTGGTTGAAAAGGGACGAACCGCAGAAGCGATCGCTGCTTTTCGCCAAGCTGTCAAACTCGATGCTAAAAGTGATACAGCTTCCATCATTTTAGCGATGAATTTGATAGCAATGGGCAATCCAGAGGAAGCAGTAGTGGCTTATCGTCAAGCGATTAAAATCGAGCCTGATGACGATAATTACAACAATTTAGCCGATACCCTCTTCAAAATAGGCAAACGAGAAGAAGCGATAGCTGCTTACCGAGAAGCCCTAATAATTAACCCAAAGAGCTATCAAGCATACAGCAGCCTGGGTGATATTCTCGAATATTCCGAAGCAGTCGCAATCTATCGCCAAGCGAGTAAAAATGACCCAAAAAATGAGGTTTATTACGAAAGGTTAGCTGAACTTTCATTAAAGCGCGGTTTTGTAAACGAAGCGATCGCAGCCTACCGCCAATTAATTAAAATCGAGCCTGAAGCTTCAAGGTATGTAGAACTGGGTGATGTGCTGATGACACAAGAAAAACACCAAGAAGCGATCGCTCTTTACCGCCAAGCCGTTGCCGCAAAACCCACTGATTATTATTACAGTAAATTAAATGAAGCACTAGCTCAACACGGAAACCTAGATGAAGCCTTGGCAAATTGCCAGAAGGTGGTAAAAATTGGTGAAGGCAGTTATGACACCTGCTCAAATATTAGCTTGCCACTTTACAAGCAAAAAGGCTTTCCTGCTGTCATGGAATTTTATCAGCCTTTGGCGAATCTAATACCACGTCGCCAAATGGCAGAACTTTACATCAAACTTGGCAGAGATATTTCTTATGGTGAATCTGGTGATGGTTCAAAACAAGAGGCGGCAGCAGTTTTTCGAGAAGTGCTGCAAATAGACCCAGAAAACACTGATGCTCAAGATGCCCTCAAGAACTTAATCGCTTCATAA
- a CDS encoding ABA4-like family protein produces MTISQIFNFANLFVLPFWALMILLPNWKVTRQIMSSYLPFVLLAGAYLYLFISSITPENAQALSNPQLTDIARFFTDETAAATGWIHFLVMDLFVGRWIYWEGQKTGVWTIHSLALCLFAGPMGLLSHILTYWIAKTFFPNFQQNETVTVEEKATS; encoded by the coding sequence ATGACAATCTCTCAAATTTTTAACTTCGCAAACCTTTTTGTGTTGCCATTTTGGGCGTTGATGATTTTATTGCCAAACTGGAAAGTTACACGGCAGATAATGTCATCATATTTGCCATTTGTGCTGTTAGCTGGCGCATATTTGTATTTGTTTATCAGCAGTATTACGCCAGAAAATGCCCAAGCTTTATCGAATCCTCAATTAACTGATATTGCGCGATTTTTTACAGATGAAACTGCTGCTGCAACAGGTTGGATTCATTTTCTAGTGATGGATTTATTCGTCGGTCGTTGGATTTATTGGGAAGGGCAAAAAACAGGTGTTTGGACAATTCACTCTCTTGCACTGTGTTTATTTGCTGGCCCTATGGGATTACTGTCTCATATCTTGACTTACTGGATTGCTAAGACATTTTTCCCCAATTTTCAGCAGAATGAAACGGTGACAGTAGAAGAAAAAGCTACTTCATAA
- a CDS encoding acyl-CoA dehydrogenase family protein — MQLIETKESQNYLDLAKSLAKEFAQTAVERDAQGGTPKHERDRLRQSNLLKLIVPTEFGGLGQSWITVLQITREFAKVDSSIAHVFSYHHLGVVIPHIFGSAQQKQRYYSETIHNNWFWCNALNPLDKRTTLTPENDYFRLNGIKSFCSGSQDSDILPITATHQETNELNILVIPTQRQGVTVHDDWDNMGQRQTDSGSVTFENVLVYPEEILGSRNKANQPFNTIRACLTQLNLANIYLGIAQGVFEAAKTYTSTNTKPWLTSGVESATQDPYILQHYGKIWVDLQAAVYLTEQAGELLQAAWEQEWSLTAEQRAECALLVATAKVFATKVGLDITNRIFEVMGARATSAKYGFDRYWRNLRTFTLHDPVDYKIQEIGKWAL; from the coding sequence ATGCAATTAATCGAAACGAAAGAGTCTCAAAATTATCTTGATTTAGCTAAGTCTTTAGCAAAAGAATTTGCCCAAACTGCTGTAGAGCGGGATGCTCAAGGGGGCACACCAAAACATGAACGCGATCGCTTGCGCCAAAGCAACTTACTGAAACTGATCGTACCCACAGAATTCGGTGGTTTAGGGCAAAGCTGGATTACTGTTCTGCAAATTACCCGCGAGTTTGCCAAAGTTGATAGCTCTATTGCTCACGTCTTTTCTTACCACCATCTAGGTGTAGTAATCCCTCATATCTTTGGTTCAGCACAGCAAAAACAGCGATATTACTCAGAAACTATTCACAACAATTGGTTTTGGTGCAATGCTCTTAACCCATTAGATAAAAGAACTACTCTGACACCAGAAAATGATTATTTCCGTCTCAACGGCATTAAAAGCTTTTGCTCTGGCTCTCAAGACTCGGATATATTGCCGATTACTGCCACTCATCAAGAAACTAATGAATTGAATATTCTGGTAATTCCCACCCAACGGCAAGGCGTTACAGTTCATGATGATTGGGATAATATGGGGCAACGCCAAACAGACAGTGGTAGTGTTACTTTTGAAAATGTGTTGGTATACCCTGAAGAAATTCTTGGTAGTAGAAACAAAGCCAATCAACCCTTCAATACTATTCGTGCCTGCTTGACTCAATTGAATCTTGCTAATATCTACCTGGGAATTGCACAGGGAGTATTTGAAGCTGCTAAAACATATACTTCCACTAATACCAAACCTTGGCTGACATCAGGTGTAGAGAGTGCAACCCAAGATCCTTACATCCTTCAGCACTATGGCAAAATCTGGGTTGATCTCCAAGCAGCCGTGTATCTTACTGAGCAGGCGGGAGAATTACTACAAGCAGCTTGGGAGCAGGAATGGTCACTTACCGCCGAACAACGGGCAGAATGTGCGCTCTTAGTTGCTACTGCCAAAGTCTTCGCAACTAAAGTTGGTTTAGACATTACCAACCGAATATTTGAAGTTATGGGCGCACGCGCTACTAGTGCCAAATATGGCTTTGATCGTTATTGGCGTAATCTCCGCACGTTCACTTTGCACGATCCAGTAGATTACAAAATCCAAGAGATTGGAAAGTGGGCATTATAA